In Actinoplanes lobatus, the DNA window TCAGGTAGACGGTGTGCGATCCGGTCACGTTCGACACGTTGGCGGGGACCGAGGTCCAGGTCTGCCAGCCGCCGGTGTTGGCCAGGGCGAAACTGCCGATCGGGGCGTTGCTGCGACTGTCCAGGCGTACCTCGACCAGACCGCTGACCGCGGTTCCCGCACCGGACGCGACCCGGCCCACGAAGTCCTTCACCCCGCCGGTCCCGAAGTTGACATTGTTGAACTGGAGCCAGTCACCGTTCGCGACGTAGCTGACGTTCTGGCCGCCCTCGGAGCAGGTCTCCAGCTGGACACCGGCGGAGCCGTTGAACGACTCGGCCTCGATCCGGGAGTAGGCGTCCCGGCTGGTCCCGCTGGTCGGGGTCGGGGTGGGGCTGGTCGTCGGCGTGGTGCCGCCGCTCGACTGGTAGACCGCCACGTAGTCGATCACCATCGGCACGCCGGACTGGGTGGCCGAGGTCGGGCCGCCCCCGAACGCCGCCGGGAACCCGCCGCCGATCGCCACGTTCAGGATCATGAAGAACCCGTGGTGCAGGGCGTTGTTCCAGGTGGTGGAGTCGACCGCGGTGGAGGTCAGGGTGAAGTAGTTGGACCCGTCCAGGTAGAACCGCAGCTGCTCCGGGGAGGTGCTCCGGTCGTACTCCATGGCGTAGGTGTGGAAGGCGCCGAGACAGCCGCTGCAGGCCCGCTCACCGCTGGTCAGCCCGGTGGTCTCGTTGCACGGCCCGCCGGGGTTGCTGCCGCAGTGCAGGGCCGAGAAGACGCTGGAACGGCCGTTGATGTTCTCCAGGATGTCGATCTCGCCGATGCTCGGCCAGTTGGTCGCACCGACCGGGCGGGCCGCCGCGCCGAGCGCCCAGAACGCCGGCCAGTAGCCGGCCGCGGCCGCGCCGGTCACGTTGGGCTGCTGGATCCGCGCCTCCATCCGCAGCTTCCCACCGGACGGGGCGGCGAAGTCGGTGCGCTGGGTCTCGACCCGGCCGGAGGTCCAGTTGCCGGCGGAGTCCCGGATCGGCTTGATCACCAGGTTGCCGCCGCCGTCCTGGTAGACGTTCGCGGTCGAGTCGGTCATCGTCTCGATCTCGCCGGTGCCCCAGTTGGACGCACCGCCGGGATAGCCGGTGCCGGTGGAGTAGAGCCAGTTGGTGCGGTTGAGGCCGGTGCCGGACGCGCCGGTGAAGTCGTCGCTGAAGACCAGGCTCATCCCCGCCGGGGCGGAGGGGACGGCGGCCTCGGCCTGGGCGACGAAGGTCACCGAGGCGCCGACCGCGAGCATCGCGGTGGCCACGGCGAGTATGCGTCGGGGAGCTTTCATGGGGGACGCGCCTTTCGCGGGGGGATATGTCGGGAGAGAGCGCTCTCACAGATTGCACGCTTGTTTCCGGGAGTTGTCAACATGGAAGTTCACCGATCGTTTCCGGGGACAGGGCGCCGGGTATCCCGGTGCCCATGACAAGCGCCACCGAGGGCACGGCGATCTCTCCCGAACTCGCCGCCAGGGCCGAACGCGAAGACCTGCTCACCCTCGGCGTCGAGGAGGAGTACCTCCTGGCCGACGCGATGGAGCCGCACGCCGTGGAGGCCGTCGAGAAGGTCTTCGCCGAGATTCCCGTGGAGCTGCGGGACGTGGTGCAGCACGAGTACCAGCGCAGCCAGATCGAGGTGGCCGGCCCGCCGCAGCTGGAGCTGGACGACCTCGCCACGGCCCTGCGCCGGCTGCGCACCGAGGTGGCCGACGCCGCCGCGCGGGCCGGCGCGCGCCTGCTCGCGGTCGGCACCGGGCCGGCCGCCGGGCCCTGCATCCGGATCGTCGACGATCCGCGCTACCACCGGATGCGGGAACACTTCGGCGACCTCTCCCCCGGCCAGGGCATGTGCGGCACCCACGTGCACGTCAGCATCCCCGACCCGGAGACCGGCGTCCGCGTGCTCAACCACCTGCGCCCGTGGCTGCCGGTGCTCCAGGCGGCCACGGCCAACTCACCGCTCTTCGCCGGCCACGAGACCGGGTACGCCAGCTGGCGCTCGATGATGTGGGAGCGGTGGCCCACCGTGGGGCCGACGCCGTACCTGCGGTCGCACGAGCACTACCTGACCCTGGTCGCCGACCTCCAGCAGAGCGGCGCCATGCTCGACGAGGCGATGCTCTACTGGTACGCCCGGCTCTCCGCGCACTACCCCACCGTGGAGATCCGGATGGGCGACGTGATGCCCACGACCGACGACGCCGTGCTGCTCGCCGCGCTGGCCCGGGCCCTGGTCGCCACCCTGCTCCACGAGGTGCGTGCCGGTGTGGAGGCGCCCGACGTACCGCACCCGCTGCTGATGGCGGCACACTGGCGGGCCGCGCACGACGGCCTCGAAGGGCTGAACATCGACATGGCCACCCGGCAGCCGCGCCCGGCCTGGCGCCTGCTCCGGCAGCTCTTCGACTACGTGCGACCGGAGCTGGAGCGGCACGGCGACCTGGCCACCGCCACCCTCCTGATGGGACGGCTGCGCGAGCACGGCACCGGCGCGGCACGGCAGCGCGCGCTGCTGGCCCGGGGCGCTTCGGTGGCCGATGTGGCGACCTGGTTGGCCGCCGCCACCCGTGGAGAGGACGCTACATCATCGATCTGACGGATGTTTGCTCTGCGTAGTCGCACGACATGAGCTGGAAATATCACCGCGTGTGCCGACAAGGTGACTGATTCGGTATCGCGCTTGATCTTGCGGCACGGTAGGCATGACGGATGCCGCCGCACTCTTCGCTCTCACCAGCGCCGACGTCTCAAGGGGACAGACCGGTGGGGCGGCACCGGGTGCCAGAGGCGCCGACCGTCCCCCTACCCCGGATCCCGGTTCCCCGGATCCCGGTCCCCCGGGTCGCCTTCCTGGACGGCGGCGGCTCCGCACGGCACCGCGCCGGGGCGGACGAGTCGTACGGATCCTCCCGGACGGCCGCCCGCCGGACGCGCGCCGCGGAGGCCAGGCACGCGCAGAACCGGCGCGGGTCCACGACGGACCGGGCGTCCACCGGCACGCACCGCGCGCCCAACAGCCTCCCGGTGGAGGCGTGGGTGCAGGCCGCCCGCAACCGGCCGCAGGTGCTGCTCGGCACGCTCGTCGCCGCTGGCCTGCTGCTCACCGCCGTGCCGATCCCGCAGTCCGGCGGGGAGAGCAACAGCGTGATGACGGCCGCCGCCGAGGCGGTCGGCGTGATCAGCAAGAGCGAGAAGAAGAAGCCGGAGAAGAAGGCCGAGCCGGACCCGGTCCAGGCCCTTCCCGCGAACGTCGACCCGTCGGTGGCGCCCTCGCCGTCGGCGCCGACGGCCACGCCCACCGTCCAGCCCACCGGGAAGCAGCCGGAGCAGGTCGTGGTCCCGGTCGGCGACGGGCCGTTCAACTCACTGCGCACCACCGGATCGCAGCTGGTGATGCTGAGCTTCGACGACGGGCCGGACCCGGAGGAGACGCCGAAGATCCTGGCGATGCTGGAGAAGTACCAGGTGAAGGCGGTGTTCTGCCTGGTCGGCACGCAGGCGCGGCGGCATCCGGACCTGGTCCGGCAGATCGCCGCCGCCGGGCACGTGCTCTGCAACCACACCTGGAGCCACGACCTGCGGATCGGCAAGAAGAAGCCGAAGCAGATCCTCGCTGATCTGGAACGGACGAACGCGGCGATCCGCGCGGCCGTGCCGGATGCCGAGATCCCCTACTTCCGGGCCCCCGGCGGCAATTTCACCGACCGGCTGGTCAAGACGGCGTACGGCGACGGCATGACCTCCCTCTACTGGGAGGTGGACCCGCGCGACTGGGAGCACCCCGAGGGCGAGACCTCCGAGCAGCACGTGAAGCGGGTCGTCGCGCAGGTCAAGAAGGAGACCCGGCCGGGCGCGATCGTGCTGTCGCACGACTTCAACCAGCCGGACACCACGGCCGCGTACGCCGAACTGCTCCCCTGGCTGGTGGAGAACTTCCAGGTCGGCGTCCCGGGCGCGGCGTCCGAGCCGACCCCCGCCCCGTCGGAGCCGGCGCCCACGCCCTCGACCACCCCGGCCGAGACGCCGTCGGCTACGCCGAGCGCTTCCGCGGCTCTGTGACCGGCGGCTGGCAGGCCGGGCACCAGTAGAGGTTGCGCCCGGCCATCGGGCCGCGGGCGATCGGGGTGCCGCAGACCAGGCAGGGCTGGCCGGGGCGACGGTAGACATACACCTCGCCGCCGTGCCGGTCCACCCGCGGCGCCCGGCGCATCGCCTCCGGGGTGTGCTCGGTGTGCACCGTGTCGATCCGGCCGCGGGCCACGCCCTCCTTCATGAGCGCCCGCAGATCGTCCCAGATCGCCGTCCAGCGGTCCGGGCCGATCGCGACGCCCGGGGTGGCCGGCGACAGGCCGGCCCGGAACAGCACCTCGTTGGCGTAGATCAGGCCGCAACCGGCCACGATGGACTGGTCCAGGAGCAACGCGGACAGCGGTTTGGTGCTGGACCGGATCCGGCTGTACGCGAACGCCGGGTCGGCGTCGTCACGCAGCGGGTCGGCGCCCAGACGGGCCCGCAGCAGGTCGGCCGCGGCCGGGTCGAGGACCTCGCAGGCGGTCGGGCCACGCAGCTCCAGCCAGTGATCAGAACCGGTCAAGACCATGCGCAGCTGGCCGACCGGGGCGGGGGCGGGCAGCTCGCCGTCGGCGAACTTGCCGTACAGCCCGAGGTGGACGTGCAGGATGCGATCGCCCTCGTAGTGGTGCAGCAGATGTTTGCCGCACGCCTCGGTGTCGAGCAGCACACGCCCGTCGATGAGGGCGGCCCCGGCGGTGAAGCGGCCCTGCGGGCTGTGCGCCCGCACCGGATGCCCGGCGAAGAGCTCACGATGGCGGGTCGCGAGGCGGTGAATGGTATGTCCCTCCGGCACGCACCAAAGGTAGCCGGGCATTATGCCGTGAGCGGATTCGCCCTGAGGCGAATCGCTGGGATCCGGGAAGCGAGTGGGAGAAGGTGGGTTCATGAGCATTGAGACGACCATGCGGGGCGGCGGCGCGTCCTTCGACGACCAGGTGTTCGACCGGCTGCTGCGGGAGCGGATCATCTTCCTCGGCAGCGAGGTGAACGACGAGGTGACCAACCGGATCTGCGCGCAGATGCTCCTGCTCGCGTCCGAGGACTCCGAGCGCGACATCGCTCTCTACATCAACTCTCCGGGCGGCTCGATCAGCGCCGGCATGGCGGTGTACGACACCATGCAGTACATCAAGAACGACGTGGCCACCATCGCGATGGGCATGGCCGCGTCGATGGGCCAGTTCCTGCTCTGCGCGGGCACCCCCGGCAAGCGGTACGCACTGCCGCACGCCCGGGTCATGATGCACCAGCTCTCCGGCGGAATCGGCGGCACCGCCGCGGACATCGCCATCCAGGCCGAGAGCATGCTGCACATCAAGCAGGTGATGAACGAACGGATCGCCTTCCACACCGGGCACACCCCGGAGGAGATCGAGCGCGACTCGGACCGGGACCGCTGGTTCACCGCGATCCAGGCCAAGGAGTACGGCCTCGTCGACCACGTGATCGCCAAGGCGACCGACGTGAACGCGGTCTCCTCGCTGATCTGAGGAAGACCGTCACCCGCGCCGCCCGTGTCAATTCCGGGCGGCGCGGGTACATAACCACGTCAGAACCTGACAAGGAGGTGCTGACGTGCGGATCCCTACCTTCCCGCGCCATTCCACGGACGAGGACACGGCCACCGGGCGGACCCCGGTGACCCCCCGCCGGGACGACGGCGCGACCACCACGACCCTGCCCCCGGTCCGCTCCGAGACCGAGCGCGCCCGAGCCGTCTCCGAGCCGGTCGCGGTCCCGTCGCCCGCTCCGCGGGCCCGAACCGGTTTCCTGGCCACCCTGGGCCTCATCCTCTCGGTGGCGGGCGCGATGCTCGTGCTCTCCGGCCCCCTTCTGGGGTACGGCGTCGGCGTCGCCGCGGTAGCCCTGATCATCTCGCTCGCCGGCGTCTTCGGGACCCGCAAGCGGCACGTGGCCGGCAAGACCAGCGCGCTGATCGGGATGGCCCTGTCCATCGGCGCGATCGTGCTGGGCGTCCTCGCGCTGACCGGTCAGATCTGGTGGCTGGGCACCGGCACCGACTCGGCGACGGAGCTGCGGACATGGCTCGACACACAGTTTGCGAACCGGACCTGACGGGTACTGCTCTGACATGTCCTTCAGCGGTTCGCGGAGGACGCCGAGGCCCCGGCATGGGTGGCGGTTCGCCGCCCCGCCGGGGCCTTTGCAACGAATCGCCGCGGGCCGCCGCGATCACGCAACGATCGGCCGCGTCACGCATGGTTGATCAGGGGCATCCGACGGGCCCCGCGACCTACCGTTTTCTTCCATGACGTTCAAGCGCCGCTACCTGATGTGCCGGCCCACCCACTTCGCCGTCACCTACCGGATCAATCCCTGGATGGACCCGACGGCGCCGTACGACAACGCGCTGGCCATCAGCCAGTGGGAGAACCTGCGGCAGACCTTCCTCGGTCTCGGCCACGCCGTCGAGCTGATCGATCCGCTACCCGGGCTGCCCGACATGGTCTTCGCCGCCAACGGCGCCACCGTGGTCGACGGCCGGGCCCTGGGTGTGCAGTTCCGCGACGCCGAGCGGGCCGACGAGGCCCCGGCGTACGCCGCCTGGTTCCGTGAGAACGGCTTCGACGTGCTCGAACCCAAGCACACCAACGAGGGCGAGGGCGACATCCTGCTCGCCGGGGACGTGCTGCTGGCCGGCACCGGCTTCCGGACCTCGCACGCCTCGCACGCCGAGACCCAGGAGTTCCTCCAGCGGCCGGTGATCACCCTCCAGCTCGTCGACCCGGCGTACTACCACCTCGACACCGCCCTCTGCGTGCTGGACGAGACCAACATCGCGTACCTGCCGGAGGCGTTCTCGCCCGGTTCGCAGGCCGTGCTCCGGCAGCTCTTCCCCAACGCGATCATCGCCACGCCCGAGGACGCCGCCGTGCTCGGCCTGAACGCGGTCAGCGACGGTGAGACCGTGGTGCTGGCCGAGCAGGCCACCCACCTGGCCGGCGCGCTGCGGGCGGCCGGATACCGGACCATCGGGGTCGACATGTCCGAGCTGCGCAAGGCCGGCGGCGGACCCAAGTGCTGCACGCTGGAGGTCCGGCGATGATCGACTGCACCGAGTGGCAGCCAGCCGCAGCAGCGGACGGCCTTTCCGACGAGGGCCGGGAGAGCATCGCAAAGGGGTACAGCAAGTGACGACCGTTGAATTCCGTACGCCGGGGGCGCTGGCCGACGCCGAGCGCTGGACCGCCCACAACTACCACCCGCTGCCGGTGGTCGTGGCCGAGGCCGAGGGCGCCTGGGTGACCGACGTCGACGGCCGCCGCTACCTGGACTTCCTGGCCGGCTACTCGGCCCTCAACTTCGGGCACCGGCACCCCGGCCTGATCGCCGCCGCGCACGCCCAGCTCGACCGGGTCACCCTCACCAGCCGGGCCTTCGTGCACGACCAGTTCGCCACGTTCTGCCGCGGGCTGGCCGAGCTGTGCGGCAAGGACCTGGTGCTGCCGATGAACACCGGCGCCGAGGCCGTGGAGACCGCGATCAAGGTGGCCCGCAAGTGGGGTTACCGGGTCAAGGGTGTGGCCGACGAGCGGGCCGAGATCATCGTGGCGGCGAACAACTTCCACGGGCGTACCACCACGATCGTCAGCTTCTCCACCGATCCGGAGGCGCGGGCCGACTTCGGGCCGTACACGCCCGGGTTCGTCGTGGTGCCGTACGGCGATCTGGACGCGGTCCGGGCCGCGATCACGCCGAACACGGTGGCGGTGCTCATGGAGCCGATCCAGGGCGAGGCCGGTGTGCTGGTGCCGCCGGCCGGGTTCCTGGCCGGGCTGCGTGAGCTGTGCGACACGAACAACGTGCTGATGATCGCCGACGAGATCCAGTCCGGGCTCGGGCGTACCGGGAAGACCTTCGCCATCGAGCACGACGGCGTGGTCCCGGACATGTACGTGCTCGGCAAGGCCCTCGGCGGCGGCATCGTGCCGGTCTCCGCGGTCGCCGCCGACCAGGCCGTCCTCGGTGTGCTGCGGCCCGGCGAGCACGGCTCCACCTTCGGCGGCAACCCGCTCGCGTGCGCGGTCGGCGCCGAGGTGGTCCGGCTGCTGGCCACCGGCGAGTTCCAGGAGCGCTCGGCCCGCCTCGGCGCGCGGCTGCACGCCGGCCTGGAGGCGATGATCGGCCACGGTGTGGTGGCGGTCCGCGGCCGTGGGCTGTGGGCCGGCGTGGACATCGACCCGGCGCTGATGACCGGCCGGCAGGCGTGTGAGCGGCTCGCCGAGCGGGGCGTGCTGGCCAAGGACACCCACGGGTCGACGATCCGGCTCGCGCCGCCGCTCGTGGTCACCGAGGAGGACCTGGACCACGCCCTGGCGCAGCTGGCCGCCGTACTGAAGGGTTGATCCGAGCATGTGCCGCCGCCCATTGGGCGGCGGCACATCGCTATCTGCCGACCGGCCGGAACGCCATGGTGGGAGCCTCGCTCATCACCGACTCGGGCTGGACCACGCCGCCGCTCGCCCACATCTTCGACCGGCCCACGTGCACCTGGGCGTAGAGCTCGACGATGTCCTCCGGGCCGAGCACCCGGCGCTCGTCGCGGCGCAGCGTGATCCGCTGGTCGTCGTCTGACGAGCCGCCCGGGCGGACCCCGGTGCCGTTGGTGCTGACATCCTGGGCGGTCACCTCGCCGCCGCGCAGCGACAGCCGGACGTGCCCGCGGCTGATCCACTTCCGGGCGTCCTCGGTGAGCCACTGGCCCAGCATGACCCCGCCGCCGCCCTCCGGCGCCCGGCCGATCACCACGGCCTTGTCCTCGGACACCACGAAACGCTGACGGATCACGCCGTCGATGCGCACCGAGAAGACCTCGGTGGCCGGGC includes these proteins:
- a CDS encoding carbohydrate-binding protein; the protein is MKAPRRILAVATAMLAVGASVTFVAQAEAAVPSAPAGMSLVFSDDFTGASGTGLNRTNWLYSTGTGYPGGASNWGTGEIETMTDSTANVYQDGGGNLVIKPIRDSAGNWTSGRVETQRTDFAAPSGGKLRMEARIQQPNVTGAAAAGYWPAFWALGAAARPVGATNWPSIGEIDILENINGRSSVFSALHCGSNPGGPCNETTGLTSGERACSGCLGAFHTYAMEYDRSTSPEQLRFYLDGSNYFTLTSTAVDSTTWNNALHHGFFMILNVAIGGGFPAAFGGGPTSATQSGVPMVIDYVAVYQSSGGTTPTTSPTPTPTSGTSRDAYSRIEAESFNGSAGVQLETCSEGGQNVSYVANGDWLQFNNVNFGTGGVKDFVGRVASGAGTAVSGLVEVRLDSRSNAPIGSFALANTGGWQTWTSVPANVSNVTGSHTVYLTFTSGQPADFVNVNWIQFRK
- a CDS encoding carboxylate-amine ligase yields the protein MTSATEGTAISPELAARAEREDLLTLGVEEEYLLADAMEPHAVEAVEKVFAEIPVELRDVVQHEYQRSQIEVAGPPQLELDDLATALRRLRTEVADAAARAGARLLAVGTGPAAGPCIRIVDDPRYHRMREHFGDLSPGQGMCGTHVHVSIPDPETGVRVLNHLRPWLPVLQAATANSPLFAGHETGYASWRSMMWERWPTVGPTPYLRSHEHYLTLVADLQQSGAMLDEAMLYWYARLSAHYPTVEIRMGDVMPTTDDAVLLAALARALVATLLHEVRAGVEAPDVPHPLLMAAHWRAAHDGLEGLNIDMATRQPRPAWRLLRQLFDYVRPELERHGDLATATLLMGRLREHGTGAARQRALLARGASVADVATWLAAATRGEDATSSI
- a CDS encoding polysaccharide deacetylase family protein; translated protein: MPEAPTVPLPRIPVPRIPVPRVAFLDGGGSARHRAGADESYGSSRTAARRTRAAEARHAQNRRGSTTDRASTGTHRAPNSLPVEAWVQAARNRPQVLLGTLVAAGLLLTAVPIPQSGGESNSVMTAAAEAVGVISKSEKKKPEKKAEPDPVQALPANVDPSVAPSPSAPTATPTVQPTGKQPEQVVVPVGDGPFNSLRTTGSQLVMLSFDDGPDPEETPKILAMLEKYQVKAVFCLVGTQARRHPDLVRQIAAAGHVLCNHTWSHDLRIGKKKPKQILADLERTNAAIRAAVPDAEIPYFRAPGGNFTDRLVKTAYGDGMTSLYWEVDPRDWEHPEGETSEQHVKRVVAQVKKETRPGAIVLSHDFNQPDTTAAYAELLPWLVENFQVGVPGAASEPTPAPSEPAPTPSTTPAETPSATPSASAAL
- a CDS encoding Fpg/Nei family DNA glycosylase, with the protein product MPEGHTIHRLATRHRELFAGHPVRAHSPQGRFTAGAALIDGRVLLDTEACGKHLLHHYEGDRILHVHLGLYGKFADGELPAPAPVGQLRMVLTGSDHWLELRGPTACEVLDPAAADLLRARLGADPLRDDADPAFAYSRIRSSTKPLSALLLDQSIVAGCGLIYANEVLFRAGLSPATPGVAIGPDRWTAIWDDLRALMKEGVARGRIDTVHTEHTPEAMRRAPRVDRHGGEVYVYRRPGQPCLVCGTPIARGPMAGRNLYWCPACQPPVTEPRKRSA
- a CDS encoding ATP-dependent Clp protease proteolytic subunit, which produces MSIETTMRGGGASFDDQVFDRLLRERIIFLGSEVNDEVTNRICAQMLLLASEDSERDIALYINSPGGSISAGMAVYDTMQYIKNDVATIAMGMAASMGQFLLCAGTPGKRYALPHARVMMHQLSGGIGGTAADIAIQAESMLHIKQVMNERIAFHTGHTPEEIERDSDRDRWFTAIQAKEYGLVDHVIAKATDVNAVSSLI
- a CDS encoding Bax inhibitor 1 family protein — protein: MRIPTFPRHSTDEDTATGRTPVTPRRDDGATTTTLPPVRSETERARAVSEPVAVPSPAPRARTGFLATLGLILSVAGAMLVLSGPLLGYGVGVAAVALIISLAGVFGTRKRHVAGKTSALIGMALSIGAIVLGVLALTGQIWWLGTGTDSATELRTWLDTQFANRT
- the ddaH gene encoding dimethylargininase translates to MTFKRRYLMCRPTHFAVTYRINPWMDPTAPYDNALAISQWENLRQTFLGLGHAVELIDPLPGLPDMVFAANGATVVDGRALGVQFRDAERADEAPAYAAWFRENGFDVLEPKHTNEGEGDILLAGDVLLAGTGFRTSHASHAETQEFLQRPVITLQLVDPAYYHLDTALCVLDETNIAYLPEAFSPGSQAVLRQLFPNAIIATPEDAAVLGLNAVSDGETVVLAEQATHLAGALRAAGYRTIGVDMSELRKAGGGPKCCTLEVRR
- the rocD gene encoding ornithine--oxo-acid transaminase; the protein is MTTVEFRTPGALADAERWTAHNYHPLPVVVAEAEGAWVTDVDGRRYLDFLAGYSALNFGHRHPGLIAAAHAQLDRVTLTSRAFVHDQFATFCRGLAELCGKDLVLPMNTGAEAVETAIKVARKWGYRVKGVADERAEIIVAANNFHGRTTTIVSFSTDPEARADFGPYTPGFVVVPYGDLDAVRAAITPNTVAVLMEPIQGEAGVLVPPAGFLAGLRELCDTNNVLMIADEIQSGLGRTGKTFAIEHDGVVPDMYVLGKALGGGIVPVSAVAADQAVLGVLRPGEHGSTFGGNPLACAVGAEVVRLLATGEFQERSARLGARLHAGLEAMIGHGVVAVRGRGLWAGVDIDPALMTGRQACERLAERGVLAKDTHGSTIRLAPPLVVTEEDLDHALAQLAAVLKG